The DNA region ACAATTGTTGCAATTAAAGTGCTTGTTAGAACCGGCGGATACCCATTTAAAAGTAACGGCAGAAGTATATAAATAATGACCAAAAAAGTTCCAAATAATCCCAACAGCGCCCTAAGCCCTTGCCATCCTCCGAAAATTAGAATCGTAAACGCAAAAAGCAAAGAAAATATTATCAATGTGGGTCGTCGGTCCACGTCTCTGACAGAGAATATTTCTCTTCCGTCTATTGTTATTAGAAAATTGAGAAAAAAGGTGTCTCCGATTTTCAGGGGGATGTAATCGTTTTGCAAAGATATTATTTCACCACTTCTTTCTCCTTCCATAATTCTGGCTTCCAAAACCTGAACCACCGTTTCTGTATCGGTGCCGGGAATTAGGACCTTTTCTTCAGAAACCACTTTCTCAACCTTTGCTTTCCATGCCCCCTGAAAATCTTGATGAATTTCTTGACCAAGAGCGATTTGGTTTGCGGTCGGCAGGAGAAAAAAGAGCAATATTAAAAAAAATGTTTTTAATCTTGGCATTTTCTGCACACCCCGAATAGTTCAAAAGAGTGTTCCATTATTCTATCAAAATAAGATGACGAACGCAGGATTTTTTTGCTGATACGGTCAATGACACATTTGTTCGGGTAGAGGTTAAAATCTTCGACTAAACCACATTTTTTACAGACGATGTGGTGATGGTGGTTTTCGCTTAATTCGTACGACGTAAAATTTCCGCCCAGATCTACTTTGCGGATAAGGTTTTTCTCCAGAAAAGTTTCAAGATTTCTGTAAATGGTGGCCAAATCCGCACCTCTGCCAGCCATTTTTTTATGGAGCTTCTCGGCATTTAAAGGGGCGCGAGAGTCTTTGAATAATTTTAGCATCCAAACTCGGGTCGATGTAACTTTCAAACCATTTTGTTTCAGGATGTCTTGTTTTGTTTTGTTGTTTGACATGTTTTTAGGGTCTGATAATATAATGCTATTACAAATGCGAATAATTTGCAATTAAAATGTTAACTTTTTATATTTTATTAAGTGTTTTTGCTGTCAGCTTGATCTCTTTGATCGGAGCTTTGACTCTGTCTTTTCAAAAAGAATTTTTGCAAAAAATTCTTTTTGTGCTGGTCGGCTTAGCCGCTGGCGCTCTTTTCGGCGATGCTTTTCTCCATCTTATTCCGGAAGCGTTTGAACACGTTGAAAATTGGGTAATCATCTCTCTTATGGTTTTGGCCGGGATTTTAACTTTTTTTGTTTTAGAAAAATTTCTCCATTGGCACCACCATCACGGTGTTGAAAGCGTGGAAGAGTGCCATACGTTAGAGCAGATGGAAAATCACAAAGGCAAAATCAAGCCGCTTGGGGTTTTAGTTTTGACTTCCGACTCCGTTCACAATTTGGTTGACGGCGTTATAATTGCCGCAAGTTTCTTTATAAGCATTGAAGTTGGAATTGCTACCGCCATCGCCGTGGCTTTGCACGAAATTCCCCAAGAGATTGCCGATTTCGGGCTTTTAGTCCACTCCGGAATGTCGCGACTCAAGGCTTTGACTTGGAATTTTGCTACCGCCCTGTTCGCTGTTTTAGGAGCTAGTTTGACTATCCTTTTTGGTGTTTTTTTGGAGCCTTACATTTTTCACATCGGCGCTTTCGCCGCCGGCGCCTTTATCTATATCGCTGGTTCAGACTTGGTGCCGGAAATTCACAAAACTCGCAACCTAAAAAAATCCGCCATTCAATTCGCTTCTATAATTGTTGGAATTCTAATAATGCTTTCTCTCGTTGCTTTGGAGGAAGGACATCACGATGAGGAGGAACATAACAATTTTGGTGAAATAGTGGAAATCCAAACTATCTGATTTTTAAAAAATCTTTACAAAAAACATTCTAACATTCTATAGAATGTTAGAATGTTTTTTTATGATTAGAATTTAAGAATCCTGATTCCTGGTTATTTTTTTGTAATCTGCTGCCAGAGCCAGATGCCGAGAAGTATCGCGTCTACAAATATCACAATCCAAAAGATTGTGAATAAGAGACCGGCTCCTCCCATCATGCCCCAGCCGCTAAAGTTCATCATATGAGGTTATTATAGCATTTCTAATCCTCCATTCTTTTTCTCATTTGCATAAAATACCCCTAGGGGGTATAATTGGGAAACAATAACTAATAATCAATAACGATATGAAAGCTGAATATAAAAACAAAGCCAAAAGACGACTTAAGATAATTGAAGGGCAGATCAGAGGTCTACAGAAGATGGTCGAGAATGATAAATACTGCGTTGATATTATTGTTCAAGCAGAGGCAGTAAAGGAGGCGCTTTCTGGGATTGAGGATTTGATTTTGGAGAATCATTTGTCTACTCATGTTATGGAGCAGATGAAATCTGGAAAAGAGAGTAAAGCAACTAAAGAGATTTTGTTGTTATATAAATTATCAAGAAAGAAATAATTTGTTTTACTATTTTTAATTTTAGAAAAATCTATGAATTCAAAAATTTCGTTTATTTTAATAGGAGTTGTCGGAATATTTATCGGCATTTTAATTGCACCAATTTTCTCCGGTAACCTGATGATGGGATTTACTCCCGGCAAAAAATTAGCACCCACTACTTCTCTAGGAAATATAGATAGACACTTTATTGAGGAGATGATTCCTCATCATAATGGTGCTATTGCTATGGCAGAGCTCGCTCTTGAACGTTCAGGGCGGGAAGAGATTAGATCCTTATCTGAAGATATTATTAAAGCCCAGACTTTGGAAAATAATCAGATGAAAGAGTGGTATCAAGCTTGGTTTGGCGGAGAAGTTCCGGAAAGTTTTTCGGGAATGTCCGGTATGATGCATGGCCAAATGCCTATGCATATGGAGGGAATGGAGGGAGACATTGAAGCTCTACTAAGAGCAGAAAATTTCGACCTTGAGTTTTTAAGGCAAATGATTTTACACCATGAAATGGCTATTATGATGGCCAGAATGCTATCTACCGGAAGTGTCCGGTCAGAAATGCAAATTTTGGCTGACCAGATTATAACTTCTCAATCTGAAGAGATTGAAATTATGAGAAACTGGCAAAAAGAATGGTCTAAAAAATAATTAGAAAGATTAAAAATTAGATATGAGTGAAACTATAAAAAATTTTTATACTTGTCCTATGCACCCGGAAATTCAAAAAGATGGTCCGGGAATGTGTCCGGAATGTGGGATGAATTTAGTAAAAAGTAGAAAGTCAAAAGTAGAAAGTAAAGATGCTGCAAGCCACGATAAACATCAAGGACACAAAACGGAAAGTTTTTTGCGGAAATTTTGGGTGGCTTTAATTTTGACAATACCGCTTGTAGCTTATTCAGAACTTCCAGAATTGTTTTTCGGCAAAGGATTACCGTATTTCCCCGGACTTGAATATTTGATTCTGGTTTTAGGTTCAATCGTCTTTTTCTACGGCGGTTGGGTTTTTCTGACAGGGGCATTTAGAGAACTTCGAGCTCGGTTGCCGGGAATGATGACTTTGATTGCTTTGGCGATTTCAGCAGCTTATCTTTGGAGTATTTATGCCATTTTTGCCGGCGAACACCCTCTTTTCTGGGAGCTTGGAACTTTAGTGACAATTATGCTTTTAGGCCACTGGCTTGAAATGAAGGCGGTTAAAAAAGCCCGCGGTGCTCTAAAAGAATTAGCAAAATTAATTCCCGACACTGCCGAATTAATATTAAGGACATCAGATGTCAATATATCGACATCGCAAGTCCTTAATTTGAATAAAGGAGGGTTTAAAACAAAAATTATTTCGATTCTAGAGCTTAGAGTCGGAGATGTGGTTTTGGTAAAACCGGGGGCGAGAGTGCCGGCTGATGGAAAAGTTATTCGGGGTCAATCTGAACTGGACGAGTCAATTGTAACCGGTGAATCAAAGTTGGTTTCCAAAAAAGCCGGAGATGAAGTAATTGCCGGTACCATAAACAGCGACGGAAGTTTAGAAGTTGAGGTAACAAAAATCGGTGAAGAAACTTTTTTAGCCGGAATAATGCGTTTGGTTGCTGAAGCCGAAAGCTCTAAGTCACGCCTTCAAATTCTCTCCGACA from Candidatus Paceibacterota bacterium includes:
- a CDS encoding DUF305 domain-containing protein — protein: MNSKISFILIGVVGIFIGILIAPIFSGNLMMGFTPGKKLAPTTSLGNIDRHFIEEMIPHHNGAIAMAELALERSGREEIRSLSEDIIKAQTLENNQMKEWYQAWFGGEVPESFSGMSGMMHGQMPMHMEGMEGDIEALLRAENFDLEFLRQMILHHEMAIMMARMLSTGSVRSEMQILADQIITSQSEEIEIMRNWQKEWSKK
- a CDS encoding Fur family transcriptional regulator, which codes for MSNNKTKQDILKQNGLKVTSTRVWMLKLFKDSRAPLNAEKLHKKMAGRGADLATIYRNLETFLEKNLIRKVDLGGNFTSYELSENHHHHIVCKKCGLVEDFNLYPNKCVIDRISKKILRSSSYFDRIMEHSFELFGVCRKCQD
- a CDS encoding ZIP family metal transporter — protein: MLTFYILLSVFAVSLISLIGALTLSFQKEFLQKILFVLVGLAAGALFGDAFLHLIPEAFEHVENWVIISLMVLAGILTFFVLEKFLHWHHHHGVESVEECHTLEQMENHKGKIKPLGVLVLTSDSVHNLVDGVIIAASFFISIEVGIATAIAVALHEIPQEIADFGLLVHSGMSRLKALTWNFATALFAVLGASLTILFGVFLEPYIFHIGAFAAGAFIYIAGSDLVPEIHKTRNLKKSAIQFASIIVGILIMLSLVALEEGHHDEEEHNNFGEIVEIQTI
- a CDS encoding metal-sensing transcriptional repressor encodes the protein MKAEYKNKAKRRLKIIEGQIRGLQKMVENDKYCVDIIVQAEAVKEALSGIEDLILENHLSTHVMEQMKSGKESKATKEILLLYKLSRKK